The Budorcas taxicolor isolate Tak-1 chromosome 20, Takin1.1, whole genome shotgun sequence genome window below encodes:
- the LOC128066031 gene encoding transcription initiation factor TFIID subunit 11-like has product MDKTRAWLPDQGPNLGVSWEAPGMPLGPEPSNPGCILPWDPAQKAREASDEEGSEPARPGCPQPRAGEEADSSSRPPVAKRWKVNTKGKRGRQREVDEEEAQKMRTLVAAMTEEQLNRYEVFRRSAFPKSTIKRLIQAVAGTPVSQNVVIAMSGMAKVFVGQVVEEALDICQKWGEKPPLQPKHLREAVRRLREKGQMPSTKRKILFL; this is encoded by the coding sequence ATGGACAAGACCAGGGCGTGGCTCCCGGACCAAGGTCCGAACCTGGGTGTGTCGTGGGAGGCACCAGGCATGCCCCTGGGACCGGAACCCAGCAACCCAGGCTGCATCCTGCCGTGGGACCCAGCCCAGAAAGCCAGGGAAGCCTCTGACGAGGAAGGCAGTGAGCCCGCGCGTCCGGGCTGCCCACAGCCAAGGGCAGGTGAAGAGGCAGACTCCTCTTCACGTCCCCCTGTGGCCAAGAGATGGAAAGTGAACACCAAGGGCAAGAGAGGCAGGCAACGGGAAGTGGATGAAGAGGAGGCCCAGAAGATGAGAACCCTCGTGGCTGCTATGACTGAGGAGCAGCTGAACCGTTACGAAGTGTTTCGCCGCTCAGCCTTCCCCAAATCCACCATCAAACGCCTGATCCAGGCCGTGGCCGGCACGCCGGTATCCCAGAACGTGGTCATTGCCATGTCCGGAATGGCCAAGGTCTTTGTCGGGCAGGTGGTGGAAGAAGCCCTAGACATTTGTCAGAAGTGGGGCGAGAAGCCCCCACTCCAACCCAAGCATCTGAGGGAGGCTGTTCGCAGGCTACGCGAAAAGGGGCAGATGCCTAGCACTAAGCGCAAGATCCTCTTCTTATAG